In one window of Burkholderia cepacia ATCC 25416 DNA:
- a CDS encoding cupin domain-containing protein: MIDVSSITDAFAPSGEPTQYRVSPEKLISGDPLHTLTPGFASPCGRFSTGIWESTPGCWHVAYTEAEYCEILEGTSVITDLEGNRKTLRAGHRFVIPPGFRGTWEVVERTRKIFVAYDEQPPE; the protein is encoded by the coding sequence ATGATCGACGTTTCCTCCATCACCGACGCGTTCGCCCCGAGCGGCGAGCCGACGCAGTACCGCGTATCGCCCGAGAAACTGATTTCCGGCGATCCGCTGCACACGCTCACACCCGGCTTCGCGAGTCCGTGCGGCCGCTTCTCGACCGGCATCTGGGAAAGCACGCCCGGCTGCTGGCACGTCGCATACACCGAAGCGGAATACTGCGAGATCCTCGAAGGCACGTCGGTGATCACCGACCTCGAAGGCAACCGGAAGACCCTGCGCGCCGGCCATCGTTTCGTGATTCCGCCGGGTTTTCGCGGCACGTGGGAAGTCGTCGAACGCACGCGGAAGATCTTCGTCGCGTACGACGAGCAGCCGCCCGAATGA
- a CDS encoding ankyrin repeat domain-containing protein has translation MSITWDGITGADVLGDAQVATRHALADAARNGDWATMLALVAKERALVNANRLGGTSLRAPLHQAARGGAPKAVVAQLLRLGAWRMLRDAHGERPVDIAVRRGHRHLVDLLAPQPRRFVPDATLFAIQRHFHAMMLGRIAHLRVDALRLPELEPLLEFDAQAERMWFAVPGMYGGFGYALHTDGDAAMLVSESWSRVAGGSGQRHEITADGCTLVDEGFV, from the coding sequence TTGAGCATCACATGGGACGGCATCACGGGCGCCGACGTGCTCGGCGACGCGCAAGTCGCGACCCGGCACGCGCTGGCCGACGCGGCCAGGAACGGCGACTGGGCGACGATGCTCGCGCTCGTCGCGAAGGAGCGTGCGCTCGTCAACGCGAACCGGCTCGGCGGCACGTCGCTTCGTGCGCCGCTGCATCAGGCCGCCCGCGGCGGCGCACCGAAGGCGGTCGTCGCCCAACTGTTGCGGCTCGGTGCGTGGCGCATGCTGCGCGATGCCCACGGCGAGCGCCCGGTCGATATCGCCGTGCGGCGCGGGCATCGGCATCTGGTCGACCTGCTGGCGCCGCAGCCGCGACGCTTCGTGCCCGACGCCACGCTGTTCGCCATCCAGCGCCATTTCCACGCGATGATGCTCGGCCGCATCGCACATTTGCGCGTCGACGCGCTGCGCCTGCCCGAGCTCGAGCCGCTACTCGAATTCGACGCGCAGGCCGAACGCATGTGGTTCGCGGTGCCGGGCATGTATGGCGGATTCGGCTATGCGCTGCACACGGACGGCGATGCGGCGATGCTCGTGTCCGAAAGCTGGAGCCGCGTGGCCGGCGGCTCGGGCCAGCGGCACGAGATCACCGCGGACGGCTGCACGCTGGTCGACGAGGGGTTCGTCTGA
- a CDS encoding class I SAM-dependent methyltransferase — protein MNHGSNRHPAALACKVCSARAPICGLVDFSRCGADFIAGKKVDPFAGVPVYYHACEQCGFTWAPMFDSWTHDDFAQHVYNADYARHDPEYLEVRPQQHADLICTSFAEMREGRILDFGSGLGLLERKLASRGFTDVTSYDPFSHPVPPEGTFDTILSFEVFEHHPAPFDLFDQIMRYRKRDGALLFQTSLISREIIERGIEQWWYCVPRNGHISFHTPQSLTLLAQRHGLEYGAFSPELHVVFDRAATPHWLDRFLKP, from the coding sequence TTGAATCATGGTTCGAACCGCCACCCGGCCGCCCTCGCCTGCAAGGTGTGTTCGGCCCGCGCCCCCATCTGCGGGCTGGTCGATTTCTCGCGCTGCGGCGCGGACTTCATTGCCGGGAAGAAAGTCGACCCGTTTGCGGGCGTGCCGGTCTACTACCATGCTTGCGAGCAATGCGGCTTCACGTGGGCGCCCATGTTCGACAGCTGGACCCACGACGATTTCGCGCAGCATGTCTATAACGCCGACTATGCGCGCCACGATCCCGAGTATCTCGAGGTCCGTCCGCAGCAGCATGCCGACCTGATCTGCACCAGTTTCGCGGAAATGCGGGAAGGCCGGATTCTCGATTTCGGCTCGGGGCTGGGCTTGCTGGAACGGAAACTGGCATCGCGCGGCTTCACGGACGTGACGTCGTACGATCCGTTCTCGCACCCGGTTCCGCCCGAAGGCACGTTCGACACGATCCTGTCGTTCGAGGTGTTCGAGCATCATCCGGCGCCGTTCGACCTCTTCGACCAGATCATGCGTTACCGGAAACGCGACGGCGCGCTGCTGTTCCAGACGTCGCTGATCAGCCGGGAGATCATCGAGCGCGGCATCGAGCAGTGGTGGTACTGCGTGCCGCGCAACGGGCACATCTCGTTCCACACGCCGCAGTCCCTGACGCTGCTTGCCCAACGCCACGGGCTCGAATACGGCGCGTTCAGTCCCGAGCTGCACGTCGTCTTCGATCGCGCGGCGACACCGCACTGGCTCGACAGGTTTCTCAAGCCGTAA
- a CDS encoding NAD-dependent epimerase/dehydratase family protein encodes MKGIRIFVTGASGYIGGSVAARLVSAGHVVTGLTRDGDNAAKLAAAGIMPVVGTLDDSALLQAFARDADCVVNAASSDHREAVEAIIGALSGSGKTFVHTSGTSVIADDAQGAHGDAPVFDETTPVVKPAKAERRAIDRLVMSSANLGIRSAVICNSMIYGDGLGIRRDSAQLPLLAAIARDACAVRVIGKGLNRWSNVHVDDVADLYLRAIDAAPPGAFYFAENGEASFAEIGHALGERLGLPSIVEWDIADAAQALGHSRAHDSLASNSRVKALRARQELGWAPTHGAMLDWIRDEMPVAA; translated from the coding sequence ATGAAAGGCATCAGGATATTCGTGACGGGCGCGAGCGGCTACATCGGCGGCTCGGTGGCCGCGCGGCTCGTCTCGGCGGGGCACGTCGTCACCGGCTTGACGCGCGACGGCGACAACGCCGCGAAACTCGCGGCGGCCGGCATCATGCCGGTCGTCGGCACGCTCGACGACTCGGCGCTGCTGCAAGCGTTCGCGCGCGACGCGGACTGCGTCGTCAACGCGGCGAGCAGCGATCACCGCGAGGCCGTCGAGGCGATCATCGGCGCGCTGAGCGGCTCGGGCAAGACGTTCGTGCATACGAGCGGCACCAGCGTGATCGCGGACGACGCACAGGGCGCGCATGGCGATGCCCCCGTATTCGACGAGACGACGCCCGTCGTCAAACCCGCGAAGGCCGAGCGCCGCGCGATCGACCGGCTCGTGATGTCGTCGGCCAACCTCGGCATCCGCTCGGCCGTGATCTGCAACAGCATGATCTACGGCGACGGCCTCGGCATCCGCCGCGACAGCGCGCAACTGCCGCTGCTCGCGGCGATCGCGCGCGATGCCTGCGCGGTGCGCGTGATCGGCAAGGGGCTGAACCGCTGGTCGAACGTGCACGTCGACGATGTCGCCGATCTGTATCTGCGCGCGATCGATGCCGCGCCGCCCGGTGCGTTCTACTTCGCGGAAAACGGCGAAGCGTCGTTCGCGGAAATCGGCCATGCGCTCGGCGAGCGGCTCGGCTTGCCGTCCATCGTCGAATGGGATATCGCGGATGCGGCGCAGGCGCTCGGCCATTCGCGCGCGCATGACTCGCTCGCGTCGAACAGCCGCGTGAAGGCGTTGCGCGCGCGGCAGGAACTCGGGTGGGCGCCGACGCA
- the ampC gene encoding class C beta-lactamase, producing the protein MRFNATRFAATLLVAACVTATAGRAAAATPDDLHDTVTRHIAPLMKQYAIPGMAVGIVADGKPYVFDYGVMSTQTGKPVTGDTLFEIGSVSKTLTATLAADAQEGGELSLADPVGKYLPALQGKPFGVVTLLDLGTHTSGGMPVQVPDSIRDDAGLIRYLDAWRPAHASGTYRTYSNVSVGMLGWLTAKAMHKDFAVLMEQRLFPALGMTHTYINVPEARQADYAQGYTQDGKPIRMTGGMLWQPAYGVRTTAADLLRFVQANMGLIETAPRLQRALERTHTGYFRAGPLTQDLIWEQYPYPVALPTLLEGNSMKMLRDGLPASAIKPPLAPSADTWINKTGSTNGFSTYVAFVPSKRIAIVMLANRSFPNEDRVKAAYGILGALDGRR; encoded by the coding sequence ATGCGATTCAACGCGACACGCTTCGCCGCGACCCTGCTCGTCGCCGCGTGCGTCACCGCCACGGCCGGCCGAGCGGCCGCCGCCACCCCGGACGACCTCCACGACACCGTGACCCGCCACATCGCGCCGCTGATGAAGCAGTACGCGATTCCCGGCATGGCGGTCGGCATCGTCGCCGACGGCAAGCCCTACGTGTTCGACTACGGCGTGATGTCGACGCAAACCGGCAAGCCCGTCACCGGCGACACGCTGTTCGAAATCGGCTCCGTCAGCAAGACGCTGACCGCGACGCTCGCGGCCGACGCGCAGGAGGGCGGGGAACTGTCGCTGGCCGATCCGGTCGGCAAGTACCTGCCTGCCCTGCAGGGCAAGCCGTTCGGCGTCGTGACGCTGCTCGATCTCGGTACGCACACGTCGGGCGGCATGCCGGTGCAGGTGCCGGACAGCATCCGCGACGACGCGGGCCTGATCCGCTATCTCGACGCGTGGCGGCCCGCGCATGCGTCGGGTACGTACCGGACGTATTCGAACGTGTCGGTCGGCATGCTCGGGTGGCTCACCGCGAAGGCGATGCACAAGGATTTCGCGGTGCTGATGGAGCAGCGGCTCTTTCCCGCGCTCGGCATGACGCACACGTACATCAACGTGCCGGAAGCACGTCAGGCCGACTACGCACAGGGTTATACGCAGGACGGCAAGCCGATCCGGATGACGGGCGGCATGCTGTGGCAGCCGGCCTACGGCGTGCGGACCACGGCGGCCGACCTGCTGCGCTTCGTGCAGGCGAACATGGGGCTGATCGAAACCGCGCCGCGCCTGCAGCGCGCGCTCGAACGCACCCACACCGGCTATTTCCGCGCGGGGCCGCTGACGCAGGACCTGATCTGGGAACAGTATCCGTATCCGGTCGCGCTGCCGACGCTGCTCGAAGGCAACTCGATGAAGATGCTGCGCGACGGGTTGCCGGCCTCCGCGATCAAGCCGCCGCTCGCGCCGAGCGCGGATACGTGGATCAACAAGACGGGCTCGACCAACGGCTTCAGCACCTATGTCGCGTTCGTCCCGTCGAAGCGGATCGCGATCGTGATGCTCGCGAACCGCAGCTTTCCGAACGAGGACCGCGTGAAGGCCGCGTACGGGATTCTCGGGGCGCTCGACGGCCGGCGGTAA
- a CDS encoding alpha/beta fold hydrolase: MHAELDDDDLVRFDAQGGTPLPAADEQGWLEHDGARIWHASFGHGPPVVLLHGGLGHGGNWGNQVPALLAAGYRAIVIDSRGHGRSTRDAQPYSYERMASDVLAVLDALHVDRARFVGWSDGACIALVLADRAPERAAGVFFFACNMDPGGTKEIVPGPLLDRCFARHRKDYAALSATPGEFDAFVAAVSEMMRTQPDYSAEDLAAIAVPVTIVLGEHDEFIRPEHAAYLARTIPGATLTILPGVSHFAPLQRPARFNAAMLAFLDRLPG; the protein is encoded by the coding sequence ATGCATGCGGAACTCGACGACGACGACCTCGTCCGCTTCGACGCGCAAGGCGGCACGCCGCTGCCGGCGGCCGACGAGCAAGGATGGCTCGAACACGACGGCGCGCGCATCTGGCACGCGTCGTTCGGCCACGGCCCGCCGGTCGTGCTGCTGCACGGCGGCCTCGGCCACGGCGGCAACTGGGGCAACCAGGTGCCGGCGCTGCTCGCGGCCGGCTACCGCGCGATCGTGATCGACAGCCGCGGCCACGGCCGCAGCACGCGCGACGCGCAACCCTATTCCTACGAACGCATGGCGTCGGACGTGCTCGCGGTGCTCGATGCGCTGCACGTCGACCGTGCGCGCTTCGTCGGCTGGAGCGACGGCGCGTGCATCGCGCTCGTGCTGGCCGATCGCGCGCCGGAACGTGCGGCCGGCGTGTTCTTCTTCGCGTGCAACATGGACCCGGGCGGCACGAAGGAGATCGTGCCGGGCCCGCTGCTCGACCGCTGCTTCGCGCGGCATCGCAAGGACTATGCGGCGCTTTCCGCGACACCGGGCGAGTTCGATGCATTCGTCGCGGCCGTCAGCGAAATGATGCGCACGCAACCGGATTACAGCGCGGAGGATCTCGCGGCGATCGCCGTGCCGGTCACGATCGTGCTGGGCGAGCACGACGAATTCATCCGGCCCGAGCATGCGGCGTACCTGGCGCGTACGATCCCGGGCGCGACGCTGACGATCCTGCCCGGCGTGAGCCATTTCGCGCCGCTGCAGCGGCCCGCGCGGTTCAACGCGGCGATGCTGGCGTTTCTGGACCGGTTGCCGGGGTGA